Below is a genomic region from Citrobacter amalonaticus.
TATGATGGTCACCCTGCCAGGGCGATAAACCATCATCTCCCCCTGCGCGCAGGAACTGGCCTCAAACCCCAGCATTTTTCAACAATAATTGATGACCAGCCGGATATAGGTTTTTTTGAGGTCCATGCCGAAAACTATCTCGTTGCGGGCGGACCGCTTCACCACTATCTGCAACGTATTCGCAGACACTACCCGTTGTCTATTCATGGTGTTGGCATGTCTATTGGAGGGCAGGCCCCCCTGAACAGAGCCCATCTGGAGGAAGTTTCCAGGTTGGTCCAACAATATCAGCCGGCCGCTTTTTCGGAGCATCTGGCATGGTCAACACATCAGACACATTTTCTCAATGACCTACTGCCCTTGCCATACACCAAAGAAACACTCCTGCGTGTGTGCAGCCACATAGATCAGGTCCAGGAGAAGCTGAAGCGTCCGATTTTGTTGGAAAATCCGGCTACTTATGTTGAGTTTGCTGCATCGACTTGGTCCGAGACTGCTTTTTTAACCGAGATCCTCAGCCGGACCGGATGCGGCCTGCTGCTTGATATTAACAATCTTCATATTTCCAGCATTAATCACCATTATGATGCCGTTACAATGTTACAGGAACTTCCCACTGAGCATGTGGGGGAAATACATCTGGCTGGTCACACCCAATCTCTGGACAGTATGGGGGCACCATTGCTGATAGACAGTCATGACTGTCAGGTATCCGACCCAGTCTGGGCGCTTTATAAAACAGCACTGCGTCATACCGGCCCGGTTGCCACGATCATTGAATGGGACAGCAATATTCCCGCATTTTCAGTACTGATGGAGGAGGTTAAGCGTGCAGACTATCACCTGCGATCCCTCTGAGCCTGATTATGAATCAGCCTTCGGCTATCCGTTACTGAGGCCAGAACTTGAAGCACCACTAGGATTACGGACCTGGAATGGCAGCGATCCGGCACAGCGTTATGGAATTTATCGTAATAACGTTATGGTTTCACTGACCGAAGCCCTTGCGGATAATTTCCCGACGATACGTACTCAGGTCGGGGAGGCCTTTTTTACCGCCATGTCCGCCTGCTATATCCGGCAACACCTGCCAGACTCACCGGTACTGGCGTTCTATGGTAGCAACATGCCGGCGTTTATTGCGGCCTTTGAGCCGCTGAGAGATTATCCTTGGCTTAGCGACCTGGCGCGGATGGATATGGCATTTATTCGCGCCTCGCATGCCGGGGATGCGGCTGCACCGGTGTATTCTTCTCTGCCGGAAGAACTCATGATGCTTAAGGTCGTACTGCATCCATCTCTGCAGCTGATGTGCTCATCCTGGGCCATCTTTTCTTTGTGGATGCGTGACCGCGACGGGGACCAGGGAATGGAAACTGAATTTGTTGATCCTGCTCAGCCGCAGAGTGTCATGCTGTTTCGCCCGCACCTGGATGTTATGGTCCAGCCAATACAGTTGGCCAGTGCCCGATTCGTTGATGCACTGATGGCAGGTAAAACGCTAATGAAGGCACTGGAGGACGGTCTGGACTGTGATGCAGCTTTTGAACCCACACTCATTCTGCGGGGGCTGATACATCGCGGACTGGTTTTGAATTTTTCACACGATGTTAACGGAGAGACTTTATGAAGTGGGCTGCACATTGCCGCGGATGGCGCACCTCCCTGCAGCAAGGAACTGCGCGCTATGCCAGTGAGGTCGTTGCGATACTCGCCAGACTTGGACTGGCGGCCACCTTCTGGTTGTCGGGACAAACAAAGGTTGACGGACTGCATATCAATATTCTGGGAGGCGAGCCCCTGCAACTGGGATGGCCGCATATTACAGCGGGTACCTTGGCTTTGTTCCGCAATGAATATCGTCTGCCCGTCCTGCCTCCCGAGATTGCGGCAGTCATGGCGGCTAGTGCCGAGCATATACTGTCATTCCTGCTTGTCATCGGGCTGGCGACTCGCCTTTCCGCCGCCGGTATTCTGAGCATGACACTGGTGATCGAGGTGTTTGTGTACCCCGATGCCTGGCCGACGCATGCCCTCTGGGCAACTTCATCTCTTTTTCTTATAACAAACGGGTCCGGTCACCTGTCACTCGACTGGTTGATATTCCGTGGGATTAATCGCCAGAAGTGAACCGCTACGCCGCCACAGGGGGTGTGGACGACATGACTGATTTACTGATACTCAAAGGCGAAACATGACTGAGTAAACCCTTCACCGATCCGCAGAGCAACTGGACCTACGCTGCCATCACAAAAAGCATGCATACCCGTTTTTCGGCAACCAGACTTTTAAGAGGGCCGTTTGCAAATCGAAAGTTGTTATACATTGAGCTCTTTTAATGGTCGGTGTATTTCACTATGAAATTGATTTTAATGCAGTTTATAAGGCTCTGTAAGTTTACTTTGACAAAGGGTGCAGCATATGAATTTAGGCAAGGGATTATTATTGGTTGCCATATTTATTTTGGCCGGGCTTTTTCTATTTTACTCATCAGGCCACATTCTGAGCCTGGCCGGAATAAAGAATAGCCAGGCTGCATTAAACCACTGGGTGGTTAACAGACCGCTGCTATCGGGGTGCTTGTTCTTTCTGTTATATGTGCTGATCACAGCACTTTCCTTACCCGGCGCAGTGCTGATGACTTTGTTGGCTGGTGCACTATTTGGTTTAACGGTCGGAACTCTACTGGCTTCCTTTGCTTCTACATTGGGTGCCACATTGGCTTTACTGATGAGCCGATTCCTGCTACGTGGATGGATACAGCAGCGTTTTGCCCGACGCCTGATGGCAATTGACACGAATATTCATCAAGGGGGGGCTTCCTACCTGTTTGCACTGCGGCTGGTACCGATATTTCCATTCTTTCTAATCAATTTGGCAATGGGGCTCACTCGATTGCCTGTTTCAACGTTTTGGTGGGTGAGTCAGTTAGGCATGTTGCCCGGTACGTTGGTGTACGTCAATGCAGGACGGGCTCTGGGGCAATTAGAATCGCTGACAGATATTATCTCCCCCGGGATAATTGGCGCTTTTGTCTTGCTGGGGCTACTCCCGCTAATTTCTCGCAGGGTAATAAATCATTTAAATGCCCGTAAACGTGACAAACCATGGCCAAAACCACGTCATTTCGACCGTAACATCATTGTGATCGGCGCAGGTTCCGGTGGATTAGTGTCCGCCT
It encodes:
- the bufB gene encoding MNIO family bufferin maturase; translation: MTAINPMPALYDGHPARAINHHLPLRAGTGLKPQHFSTIIDDQPDIGFFEVHAENYLVAGGPLHHYLQRIRRHYPLSIHGVGMSIGGQAPLNRAHLEEVSRLVQQYQPAAFSEHLAWSTHQTHFLNDLLPLPYTKETLLRVCSHIDQVQEKLKRPILLENPATYVEFAASTWSETAFLTEILSRTGCGLLLDINNLHISSINHHYDAVTMLQELPTEHVGEIHLAGHTQSLDSMGAPLLIDSHDCQVSDPVWALYKTALRHTGPVATIIEWDSNIPAFSVLMEEVKRADYHLRSL
- a CDS encoding DNA-binding domain-containing protein, which codes for MQTITCDPSEPDYESAFGYPLLRPELEAPLGLRTWNGSDPAQRYGIYRNNVMVSLTEALADNFPTIRTQVGEAFFTAMSACYIRQHLPDSPVLAFYGSNMPAFIAAFEPLRDYPWLSDLARMDMAFIRASHAGDAAAPVYSSLPEELMMLKVVLHPSLQLMCSSWAIFSLWMRDRDGDQGMETEFVDPAQPQSVMLFRPHLDVMVQPIQLASARFVDALMAGKTLMKALEDGLDCDAAFEPTLILRGLIHRGLVLNFSHDVNGETL
- a CDS encoding DoxX family protein, with the protein product MKWAAHCRGWRTSLQQGTARYASEVVAILARLGLAATFWLSGQTKVDGLHINILGGEPLQLGWPHITAGTLALFRNEYRLPVLPPEIAAVMAASAEHILSFLLVIGLATRLSAAGILSMTLVIEVFVYPDAWPTHALWATSSLFLITNGSGHLSLDWLIFRGINRQK